A genome region from Diorhabda carinulata isolate Delta chromosome 2, icDioCari1.1, whole genome shotgun sequence includes the following:
- the LOC130903737 gene encoding uncharacterized protein LOC130903737 — protein sequence MEGLVTSLLVELRIGLTITLNSNGEQLIQFCAHNELRINNTFYPHKQQHKYTFENTRGHKSIIDYIITNRNIHPSKILDVRTLTSANTGTNHHMVLAIMRNCVQKKTHNKPKVTEKLNIESLSDDTTKYLYQQRLRKAINENKILKDDTVELAWKRLSTDIRTAAEEALGKRKVNLNGKPNTKPWFTHEIKSPAEEKRKSYLQYISQTITYADYKVVRNKTNMEIQTIKRQFWEKYSSDMENDLYGGQKKIWNMIRDIKRPINEYIHTKTITLKEWERYFHELYGDTVTSQPTEQKQENISGEGEDIQQQLISKDKSEATMRKMKNRKSPGLDNINNELLKYGGNELIDQMHVMFNKIYDQRKVLEEWKVSISIPVFKKEKKDPNNYRGISLLSTTSKLLINIITEEISSSGMSEEQQGFRQN from the coding sequence ATGGAAGGATTGGTAACGAGTTTATTAGTGGAATTAAGAATCGGTTTAACGATAACACTCAACAGCAATGGAGAACAACTCATACAATTCTGTGCACATAATGAACTACGCATTAACAACACGTTTTATCCCCATAAACAACAGCATAAGTATACGTTCGAGAACACAAGAGGACATAAATCGATTATAGACTACATTATTACAAACAGAAATATTCATCCCTCAAAAATATTAGATGTCAGAACATTAACCTCAGCAAACACAGGGACTAACCACCATATGGTGCTAGCCATAATGCGGAACTGCGTACAAAAGAAAACCCACAACAAACCGAAAGTGACAGAAAAGCTGAACATAGAAAGCCTTAGTGATGACACCACAAAATACCTCTACCAGCAAAGACTAAGGAAGGcaataaatgaaaacaagatCTTGAAAGATGATACCGTAGAACTAGCATGGAAAAGATTAAGTACTGATATAAGGACAGCTGCAGAAGAGGCATTAGGCAAACGAAAGGTGAACCTAAACGGAAAGCCCAACACGAAACCATGGTTCACACACGAAATCAAATCACCTGcggaagaaaaaagaaaatcatatCTTCAATATATAAGTCAAACAATTACATATGCTGATTACAAAGTCGTGAGGAATAAGACAAATATGGAAATACAAACGATTAAGAGACAATTCTGGGAGAAATACTCATCAGACATGGAAAACGACTTATATGGGGGACAGAAAAAGATCTGGAATATGATAAGGGACATCAAAAGACCAATCAATGAATATATCCACACGAAAACAATAACATTAAAAGAATGGGAAAGGTATTTCCATGAACTCTACGGTGACACAGTAACAAGCCAACCCACAGAacagaaacaagaaaatatatctgGGGAAGGAGAAGACATCCAACAACAATTGATATCAAAAGACAAAAGTGAAGCAACAATGCGCAAGATGAAAAACAGGAAATCACCAGGGCTggataatattaataacgagCTTCTTAAATATGGTGGCAATGAATTAATAGACCAAATGCATGTCATGTTCAACAAGATATACGACCAGAGAAAAGTACTAGAGGAATGGAAAGTAAGCATATCGATCCCCGTctttaaaaaggaaaagaaagatCCAAATAATTATAGAGGTATCAGCCTCCTAAGCACGACttcaaaattactaataaatattattacagaagaAATCTCAAGTAGCGGCATGAGCGAAGAACAACAGGGATTTAGACAAAATTGA